One Thermoanaerobacter pseudethanolicus ATCC 33223 DNA window includes the following coding sequences:
- the proC gene encoding pyrroline-5-carboxylate reductase → MKIGFIGVGNMGLALIKGILKADFIEAEDLILYDPVKEKTAGLEKEFGVAIAKDNIDLTEKSDIIILAVKPNIYDVVLEEIRAKVTDKKIIIIIAPGITISHVKDILKAGKIVRTIPNTPALIGEGVTAISYSQEIQQEDKEIVEKIFKTCGEIVEVEEKLIDAAMAVSSCSPAFVYMFIEALADGGVLLGLPRDVAYKLASKAVAGAGNMVLKTGFHPGQLKDMVTSPGGTTIEGIRILEKNAMRSAVIEAVAAAYQKTKGLK, encoded by the coding sequence ATGAAGATTGGTTTCATAGGTGTTGGCAATATGGGCCTTGCCCTTATAAAGGGCATATTAAAAGCGGATTTTATAGAGGCAGAAGATCTAATTCTTTACGATCCAGTGAAAGAAAAAACAGCGGGATTAGAGAAAGAATTTGGAGTTGCTATTGCAAAAGACAATATTGATTTAACTGAAAAGTCGGACATTATCATCTTAGCAGTAAAACCTAACATCTACGACGTTGTTTTGGAGGAAATAAGAGCAAAAGTAACTGATAAAAAGATAATAATCATTATAGCTCCAGGTATAACTATAAGCCATGTCAAAGATATTTTAAAAGCAGGAAAAATAGTGAGAACAATACCTAATACTCCTGCTTTAATAGGAGAAGGTGTTACTGCTATAAGTTACTCACAAGAGATACAACAAGAGGATAAAGAAATTGTGGAGAAGATTTTTAAAACCTGTGGGGAAATTGTAGAAGTAGAAGAAAAGTTAATTGATGCTGCAATGGCTGTCTCTAGTTGTAGTCCAGCATTTGTGTACATGTTTATTGAAGCATTGGCAGATGGTGGTGTACTATTGGGATTACCAAGAGATGTTGCGTATAAATTAGCTTCAAAGGCTGTAGCTGGTGCAGGTAACATGGTATTAAAAACAGGTTTTCATCCTGGCCAATTAAAAGACATGGTAACATCTCCAGGTGGTACAACTATTGAAGGTATAAGGATTTTGGAAAAAAATGCAATGAGAAGTGCAGTGATTGAAGCAGTGGCTGCAGCATATCAAAAAACAAAGGGATTGAAGTAA
- the miaB gene encoding tRNA (N6-isopentenyl adenosine(37)-C2)-methylthiotransferase MiaB — MPTNIYVTEEELKKQEKIMKEIAEENKGKNLYYHIETYGCQMNVHDSEKLAGMLEKMGYKYTENLEQADVLLFNTCAVREHAEIRVLGRVSQMKELKARNPNLIIGVSGCMMQEKNVVEAIKEKYSYIDIVFGTHNIYKFPQLLWEALNSQDIVIDIIEDTKNVIEELPVKRDSNLKAWVNIIYGCNNFCTYCIVPYTRGREKSRKPEDIIAEVKELAQKGYKEITLLGQNVNSYGKDLDEDITFAKLLYKLNDIEGIERIRFMTSHPKDISDELIYAIRDLDKVCEHLHLPVQAGSNKILKKMNRKYTKEHYLEIIDKVRSNIPDIAITTDIIVGFPGETEEDFLETLDLVERVRFDAAYTFIYSKRAGTVAANMPDQVDDAVKHERLERLIELQNKISLEKSAELRGKIVEVLIEGISKRDSNKLTSRTRTNKVVHFVGDESLIGKLANVKITETKAWTMQGELVEVIR, encoded by the coding sequence ATGCCTACCAATATTTATGTGACTGAAGAAGAATTAAAAAAACAAGAAAAAATAATGAAAGAAATTGCAGAAGAAAATAAGGGTAAAAACCTTTATTATCACATTGAAACTTACGGCTGCCAAATGAATGTCCATGATTCGGAGAAATTGGCAGGTATGCTAGAAAAGATGGGATATAAATATACTGAAAATCTGGAACAAGCTGATGTTTTACTTTTTAACACTTGTGCTGTAAGAGAACATGCTGAAATAAGAGTATTGGGAAGAGTATCACAAATGAAAGAATTGAAGGCTAGAAATCCTAATTTAATTATTGGTGTATCTGGCTGTATGATGCAAGAAAAAAATGTAGTAGAAGCTATTAAAGAAAAATATTCCTATATAGATATTGTTTTTGGCACTCATAATATATATAAATTTCCACAGCTTTTATGGGAGGCTTTGAACTCTCAAGATATAGTTATAGATATTATAGAAGATACAAAAAATGTAATTGAAGAGTTACCTGTCAAAAGGGACAGCAATTTAAAGGCATGGGTTAATATTATTTATGGTTGCAATAATTTTTGCACCTATTGCATAGTACCCTATACAAGAGGCAGAGAAAAGAGCAGAAAGCCAGAAGATATAATAGCAGAAGTAAAAGAATTAGCCCAAAAAGGGTATAAGGAAATCACTTTATTAGGGCAAAATGTAAATTCTTACGGAAAAGACCTTGATGAAGATATAACTTTTGCAAAACTACTTTACAAGCTAAATGATATTGAAGGAATTGAGAGAATAAGGTTTATGACCTCTCATCCTAAAGATATTTCCGATGAATTAATATATGCCATTAGGGATTTAGATAAAGTTTGTGAACATTTGCATTTACCTGTACAAGCTGGTAGCAACAAGATTTTAAAAAAGATGAATAGAAAATACACCAAAGAACACTATTTAGAAATTATTGACAAAGTAAGAAGTAACATTCCAGATATTGCGATAACAACAGATATAATCGTAGGTTTTCCAGGTGAAACAGAAGAAGATTTTTTGGAGACGTTGGATTTAGTAGAAAGAGTGCGATTTGATGCCGCTTATACTTTTATTTACTCTAAAAGAGCAGGCACTGTTGCGGCAAATATGCCAGACCAAGTAGATGATGCTGTAAAACATGAGCGTTTAGAAAGACTTATAGAGTTGCAAAACAAAATCAGCTTAGAAAAAAGTGCAGAATTGAGAGGAAAAATTGTGGAAGTATTGATAGAAGGAATTAGTAAAAGAGACAGTAATAAATTGACCTCTCGAACTCGAACCAATAAAGTAGTCCACTTTGTGGGAGATGAAAGCCTTATCGGCAAACTTGCTAATGTTAAAATAACTGAAACAAAGGCTTGGACAATGCAGGGAGAATTAGTAGAAGTTATAAGATAA
- a CDS encoding aminotransferase class I/II-fold pyridoxal phosphate-dependent enzyme, which translates to MDTKKFLQNNFHINSKIIEVIEKAEKDCYPVFRKIDKTVEYNQYKVIYHFQKNKLSDIHFNGTTGYGYGDIGRETIEKIYAGIFAAEDALVRPQIVSGTHAIALCLFGNLKPNEELISACGRPYDTLEEIIGIKGEGRGSLKEYGVIYKEIPLLNDGKIDIESVKKAITSKTKMVMIQRSKGYDYRKSLKIEDIEKAISEIKKVKEDVIIFVDNCYGEFTEIKEPTEVGADIIAGSLIKNIGGGIAPTGGYVVGKKELVENASYRLYAPGIGKEVGPSLDLNRLILQGLFFAPQVVGQALKGAVLLAKIMSDLGYEVTPKYDEERTDIVQAIKFKTAEELISFIQGIQMGSPVDSHVIPEPWDMPGYQDKVIMAAGGFIQGSSIELSADAPIREPYIAYVQGGLTYPQVKLAMAIALNNIYKEE; encoded by the coding sequence ATGGACACAAAAAAATTTTTGCAGAACAATTTCCATATAAACTCAAAAATAATCGAAGTTATAGAAAAAGCAGAAAAAGATTGTTATCCTGTATTTAGAAAGATTGATAAGACTGTAGAGTACAATCAGTATAAGGTCATATATCATTTCCAAAAGAACAAATTAAGCGATATCCATTTTAATGGCACAACTGGCTATGGATATGGTGACATCGGGCGAGAGACAATCGAAAAGATATATGCAGGAATATTTGCCGCAGAAGACGCTTTAGTAAGGCCTCAAATCGTTTCTGGAACTCATGCTATAGCATTATGTCTATTTGGCAATTTAAAACCAAATGAAGAGCTAATTTCAGCTTGTGGGAGGCCTTATGATACGTTAGAAGAAATAATAGGGATAAAAGGGGAGGGGAGGGGAAGTTTAAAAGAATACGGAGTTATATATAAAGAAATTCCCCTCCTTAATGATGGAAAAATAGATATAGAAAGTGTAAAAAAAGCAATAACCTCAAAAACTAAAATGGTGATGATTCAACGATCAAAAGGGTATGACTATAGAAAGTCTTTGAAGATAGAAGATATAGAAAAGGCAATTAGTGAAATTAAAAAGGTAAAAGAAGATGTAATCATATTTGTAGATAATTGCTATGGAGAATTTACTGAGATAAAAGAACCAACAGAAGTAGGAGCCGACATTATAGCAGGTTCTCTTATAAAAAACATAGGTGGGGGAATTGCCCCTACAGGTGGATATGTAGTAGGAAAAAAGGAATTAGTTGAAAATGCTTCTTATAGGCTATATGCCCCTGGCATAGGAAAAGAGGTAGGTCCTTCTTTAGATTTAAATAGATTGATTTTACAAGGGTTATTTTTTGCACCTCAAGTGGTAGGACAAGCTTTAAAAGGAGCTGTTCTTTTAGCGAAAATTATGTCAGACTTAGGCTATGAAGTTACTCCAAAATATGACGAAGAAAGAACTGACATAGTTCAAGCTATCAAATTTAAAACTGCTGAAGAGTTGATATCTTTTATCCAGGGAATACAAATGGGGTCCCCAGTAGACTCTCATGTAATTCCTGAGCCGTGGGACATGCCAGGATATCAGGATAAAGTCATAATGGCAGCAGGAGGATTTATACAAGGATCTTCTATAGAGTTAAGTGCAGATGCCCCTATAAGAGAACCTTATATCGCATACGTGCAAGGTGGTCTTACTTATCCTCAAGTAAAATTGGCAATGGCTATTGCTTTAAATAATATTTACAAAGAAGAATAA
- the mutL gene encoding DNA mismatch repair endonuclease MutL: MNKIHLLDEKTINKISAGEVVERPASIVKELIENSIDAGSKNITVEILEGGIPYIKVSDDGCGMNEIDAILAFERHATSKIKSDNDLYSIGTLGFRGEALASIAAVSHVTLQTKEEGALFGTKVVVEGGKVVEKTTCGCAKGCSIEVRDVFFNTPARRKFLKRPSTESMYITDVVTKLCLSHPEVSFKYVKDRKLQFITSGNGNIEDVILRLFGNEVYSSLMSASFESEDLKLKILAGKNSLNYSNRNMQFFYVNGRYVKNKTLSAAVDEAFKTYIPVNRYPAVFLYMEIDPRQIDVNIHPSKLEIKFSDERRIFEAVYKTIKDSLHKYNLIPEVKIEEKKNIFEIETPTISAEQTKLYFTSSDKEVEKEKKKFDNEFKGKNVFLKDNVLKENSKNSSLDNHLAVYEEYEHEKEEINKNDLAKKISDIRIVGTLFSTYIIVEKEDVFYIIDQHAAHERILYEKFTSQYEKIQTRQVTFPIVVELQPRDLELVHQEKELLNKLGYVFEEFGNNSIILREVPVILGQPEARQLFIDIVEKLKDKELVNKISLKEENIIMMACKAAVKAMDNLSEKEINKLFDDLKITENPYTCPHGRPVIIAITKTQLEKMFKRIM, from the coding sequence ATGAATAAAATTCATCTTTTAGATGAAAAGACAATAAATAAAATTTCTGCAGGAGAAGTTGTTGAAAGACCTGCCTCTATAGTGAAAGAATTAATTGAAAATTCTATTGACGCTGGAAGCAAAAATATTACAGTGGAAATTTTAGAAGGTGGCATTCCTTATATAAAGGTATCTGACGACGGTTGTGGAATGAATGAAATAGACGCCATTTTAGCTTTTGAAAGGCACGCCACCAGCAAGATAAAATCTGACAATGACCTTTATAGTATAGGGACATTAGGTTTTAGAGGAGAGGCCTTAGCTAGTATTGCGGCAGTTTCCCATGTAACTTTACAGACTAAAGAAGAAGGAGCTTTATTTGGTACTAAAGTTGTTGTGGAAGGTGGGAAGGTAGTAGAAAAAACTACTTGTGGTTGTGCAAAAGGATGTAGTATTGAAGTAAGAGATGTGTTTTTTAATACGCCGGCACGAAGGAAGTTTTTGAAACGTCCTTCAACAGAGAGTATGTATATAACTGATGTTGTAACTAAATTGTGCCTTTCCCATCCTGAAGTTTCTTTTAAATATGTAAAAGACAGGAAACTACAGTTTATAACATCAGGTAATGGAAATATAGAAGATGTAATTTTGAGGCTTTTTGGAAATGAAGTCTACTCTTCTCTTATGTCAGCTTCTTTTGAAAGTGAAGATTTGAAATTAAAGATTTTAGCAGGTAAAAATTCTTTAAATTATTCAAATAGGAATATGCAATTTTTCTATGTAAATGGAAGATACGTAAAAAATAAGACCCTCTCGGCCGCTGTAGATGAAGCTTTTAAGACTTATATACCTGTGAACCGATATCCTGCTGTTTTTTTGTACATGGAAATAGACCCAAGGCAGATTGATGTGAATATACATCCTTCAAAATTAGAGATAAAATTTTCAGATGAAAGAAGAATTTTTGAAGCTGTTTATAAAACTATAAAGGATAGCCTTCATAAATACAACTTGATACCAGAAGTAAAAATTGAAGAAAAGAAAAATATCTTTGAAATTGAAACTCCAACTATTTCAGCTGAGCAGACGAAATTATACTTTACTTCTTCTGATAAAGAAGTAGAAAAGGAAAAAAAGAAATTTGACAATGAATTTAAAGGTAAGAATGTTTTTTTAAAAGATAATGTATTAAAAGAAAATAGTAAAAATAGTAGTTTAGATAACCATTTGGCTGTTTATGAGGAATATGAACATGAAAAAGAAGAAATAAATAAAAATGACCTTGCTAAAAAAATAAGTGATATAAGAATAGTGGGCACATTATTTTCTACTTATATAATCGTAGAAAAGGAAGATGTATTCTATATAATTGACCAACATGCTGCCCACGAAAGGATTTTATATGAAAAATTTACTTCCCAATATGAAAAAATTCAAACAAGGCAGGTAACATTTCCTATTGTAGTAGAATTACAACCAAGAGACTTAGAACTTGTTCATCAAGAAAAAGAGCTTTTAAATAAATTAGGTTATGTATTTGAGGAATTTGGGAACAATTCTATAATATTAAGAGAAGTGCCTGTAATTTTAGGACAGCCAGAAGCAAGGCAGTTATTTATAGATATAGTGGAAAAACTTAAAGATAAGGAACTTGTCAATAAAATATCCTTAAAAGAAGAAAATATTATAATGATGGCTTGTAAAGCTGCAGTAAAAGCTATGGATAATTTATCTGAAAAAGAAATTAATAAACTTTTTGATGACTTAAAAATTACAGAAAATCCTTATACTTGTCCTCACGGAAGACCTGTTATAATCGCTATAACAAAAACTCAGTTAGAAAAGATGTTTAAAAGAATTATGTAA
- the hfq gene encoding RNA chaperone Hfq produces MASSKAAINLQDIFLNQVRKEHVPVTVYLINGFQLKGLVKGFDNFTVVLESENKQQLLIYKHAISTITPQKPVIFSASDKDEKREE; encoded by the coding sequence ATGGCAAGTTCAAAAGCAGCTATTAATTTACAGGATATCTTTTTAAATCAAGTGAGGAAAGAGCATGTACCAGTAACTGTCTACTTAATCAACGGATTTCAATTAAAGGGTTTAGTGAAAGGATTTGATAATTTTACAGTGGTGTTGGAGTCAGAGAACAAACAGCAACTTCTTATCTACAAACATGCTATTTCGACAATTACACCTCAAAAGCCTGTGATCTTCTCTGCTTCTGATAAAGATGAGAAGAGAGAAGAGTGA
- the miaA gene encoding tRNA (adenosine(37)-N6)-dimethylallyltransferase MiaA, whose product MAIQIVLIVGPTASGKSKLAVDVAKEFNGEIISADSMQVYKYMDVGTAKITKEEMQGIPHYLIDIVEPDQEFSVAEYEKRAKEIIKDIYKRGKLPIIVGGTGLYINSIIYIMHFSDFEGSKEFREKMKELANTYGSQYLYEKLKSVDPEAAKKIHPNDIRRIIRALEVYEFTGKPISYYQKMSGMRLNPEYQPIMIGLNFRDRQILYDRINQRVDEMIKNNLVEEVVNLLKIGYNKDSTAMQALGYKEIVEYLKGEISLEEAIEKIKKGTRRYAKRQITWFKGYDFIKWFFVDDYKNYEELKKNIIKYLAGKLNF is encoded by the coding sequence ATGGCTATACAAATTGTGCTTATTGTTGGGCCCACAGCCTCTGGCAAGTCTAAATTAGCAGTAGACGTGGCAAAAGAATTTAATGGAGAAATCATTTCTGCTGACTCTATGCAAGTTTATAAGTACATGGATGTTGGTACAGCAAAAATTACAAAGGAAGAAATGCAAGGCATCCCTCATTATTTGATAGATATTGTAGAGCCAGATCAAGAGTTTAGTGTAGCAGAATATGAAAAAAGAGCGAAAGAGATTATAAAGGATATTTACAAAAGAGGGAAACTTCCTATAATTGTAGGGGGAACTGGTTTATATATCAATTCAATAATTTACATCATGCACTTTTCTGATTTTGAAGGAAGCAAAGAATTTAGAGAGAAAATGAAAGAATTAGCAAATACTTATGGCAGTCAATATCTTTATGAAAAATTAAAAAGTGTGGACCCAGAGGCGGCAAAAAAAATACATCCAAATGATATTAGAAGAATCATCAGAGCTTTAGAAGTTTATGAATTTACAGGGAAACCTATTTCTTACTATCAAAAAATGAGTGGTATGCGTTTAAATCCAGAGTATCAGCCTATAATGATAGGGCTTAATTTCAGAGACAGACAAATTTTATACGATAGAATTAATCAAAGAGTGGATGAAATGATAAAAAATAATTTGGTTGAAGAAGTGGTAAACTTGCTAAAAATCGGGTATAATAAAGACAGTACTGCTATGCAGGCTTTAGGATATAAAGAAATTGTCGAATATTTAAAAGGAGAGATTTCTTTAGAAGAAGCTATTGAAAAAATTAAAAAAGGGACAAGGAGGTATGCAAAAAGACAGATCACCTGGTTTAAGGGTTATGACTTTATCAAATGGTTTTTTGTAGATGACTATAAAAATTATGAAGAACTCAAGAAAAATATTATTAAATATTTAGCAGGAAAATTAAATTTTTGA
- the rnhA gene encoding ribonuclease HI → MSNNIDVVEIYTDGACSGNPGPGGWAAVLLYKGTKKEISGFEENTTNNRMELKAVIEGLKALKRPCKVNLYSDSSYVINAFKEGWLEKWQKNNWLKSDKTPVENQDLWKELLEISKNHQVNWIKVKGHADNEYNNLCDRLATEQIKRNTRQNPKE, encoded by the coding sequence ATGTCAAATAATATCGATGTTGTTGAAATATACACAGATGGAGCTTGTAGTGGTAATCCTGGTCCAGGTGGCTGGGCAGCAGTTTTACTGTACAAAGGAACAAAAAAAGAAATATCAGGATTTGAAGAAAATACTACAAACAATAGAATGGAATTAAAAGCAGTAATAGAAGGTTTGAAAGCCTTAAAAAGGCCTTGTAAAGTTAATTTATATAGTGATAGTAGTTATGTAATAAATGCCTTTAAAGAAGGCTGGCTTGAAAAGTGGCAGAAAAACAATTGGCTAAAATCAGATAAAACTCCAGTAGAAAATCAGGACTTGTGGAAGGAGCTTTTAGAGATTTCAAAAAATCATCAAGTCAATTGGATTAAAGTAAAGGGCCATGCAGATAATGAATACAATAATTTATGTGATAGACTGGCTACAGAGCAAATAAAAAGAAATACCAGACAAAACCCCAAGGAGTGA
- a CDS encoding tyrosine recombinase XerC, producing the protein MSNEISNNTSNNGSIKYPPLLEEFLNYFSTVKARSYNTVKAYAYDLVLFLRFLKQRRGKVSPDVEFDEIDISDVDVDLIESVDLNDLYAYLNFVANERSNTPHARARKVASLRSFYNYLYKKAKVLSKNPTQELESPKLSVRQPIYLTLDESKKLLNSIDGPFKERDYAIITLFLNCGLRVSELVNINLDDIKDDKLTVIGKGNKQRTVYLNDACINAINTYLKVRPKEGVKDKKALFLSKRLKRISVKTVQYTVKKHLKNANLEGKKYSAHKLRHTAATLMYRYGNVDIRTLQKLLGHSNVSTTQIYTHVDDSQLKEAVNKNPLSQKED; encoded by the coding sequence ATGTCTAATGAAATTTCTAATAATACTTCCAATAATGGTTCTATTAAATATCCCCCTCTTCTTGAAGAATTTTTAAACTACTTCTCAACTGTAAAAGCCCGCTCTTATAATACTGTAAAAGCTTATGCCTATGATTTAGTTTTGTTTTTGCGTTTTTTAAAGCAAAGGCGCGGAAAAGTTAGTCCTGATGTTGAATTTGATGAAATAGATATCTCTGATGTGGATGTTGATTTGATAGAGTCTGTTGATTTAAACGACTTATACGCCTATCTTAACTTTGTGGCTAACGAAAGGTCTAATACTCCCCATGCTCGTGCTCGAAAAGTAGCAAGTTTAAGGTCTTTTTATAACTATCTTTATAAAAAAGCTAAGGTGCTAAGCAAAAATCCTACTCAAGAATTAGAGTCGCCAAAACTTTCTGTAAGACAGCCTATTTACCTCACCCTTGATGAAAGTAAAAAACTTTTAAATTCCATAGATGGACCTTTTAAAGAAAGAGATTACGCAATTATCACTTTGTTTTTAAACTGTGGGCTCAGAGTTTCTGAACTGGTGAATATAAATTTAGACGACATAAAAGATGATAAACTAACTGTTATAGGAAAAGGAAATAAACAAAGAACAGTTTATTTAAATGATGCCTGTATTAATGCAATAAATACATATTTGAAGGTAAGACCTAAAGAAGGAGTCAAAGATAAAAAGGCTTTGTTTTTGAGCAAAAGGCTTAAACGCATAAGTGTTAAAACTGTACAATATACCGTAAAAAAACATTTAAAAAATGCTAATTTAGAAGGAAAAAAATATTCTGCCCATAAATTGCGCCATACAGCCGCGACTTTGATGTACAGATATGGTAATGTAGATATAAGGACTTTACAAAAGCTCCTAGGGCATTCTAACGTGTCTACGACGCAAATTTATACCCATGTAGATGATTCGCAATTAAAAGAAGCTGTAAATAAAAACCCTTTATCACAAAAGGAAGATTGA
- the mutS gene encoding DNA mismatch repair protein MutS, whose amino-acid sequence MAVTPMMEQYLKIKEKYKDAILFFRLGDFYEMFYEDAEIAAKELEIALTGRDAGTEERAPMAGVPYHAADFYIDKLIKKGYKVAICEQLEDPAKAKGLVKRDVVRIYTPGTIINPESMDEKTNNYLVSVFKGRDNYGICAVDVTTGDLYATELKNCKDIKRVYDEITKYAPSEIIANEDFLKNNKYIKIFKNNNCAVNIYEKQLDYEEKIKLIETQFNKKSEELGIKDKPYMANSLAALFSYLQELQKTALKHINKLLIYEDNSYMGLDSNAIKNLEILESNRNKSKKGSLLGVLDKTVTPMGGRLLKKWLEEPLLSKEHIDARLEAVEELFNDYKNRQDLKQFLNKIYDLERLASKIVYQSINPKDFISIKLSLQNLPYIKEILEKFNSRLLKEICEKFDTLQDIYELIDKSIKDDPSTQLKEGNIIKGGYNEIVDKLRKASTEGKNWIANLEAEEREKTGIKNLRIGYNKVFGYYIEVTKSNIPQVPERYIRKQTLANAERYVTPELKEIEETILGAEEKLIELEYQLFNEIREKVELQIVRIQNTAKYIATIDVLISFAEVAETNRYIKPIVDYSDRIVIKEGRHPVIETISDESFVANDIDIGPENPIMIITGPNMAGKSTYMRQVALIVLMAQIGSFVPASYAKIGIVDKIFTRVGASDDIFAGQSTFMVEMSEVANILKSATSKSLIILDEVGRGTSTYDGMSIAHAVIEYIHEKIKAKTLFATHYHELTKLEGKMKGVRNYNVSVEEREDDIIFLRKIVPGGADKSYGIQVSKLAGLPYSIVERAKEILNSLENDKVIKSELENASQQLAFTQIDIFSTAKDSLIDDIANCDVDNMTPIQALNYLYELKEKAISLRSGVL is encoded by the coding sequence ATGGCCGTCACTCCAATGATGGAACAATATCTTAAAATAAAAGAAAAATATAAAGATGCAATACTCTTTTTCCGCCTAGGAGATTTTTATGAGATGTTTTACGAAGATGCGGAAATTGCTGCTAAAGAGCTTGAAATAGCTTTGACAGGGAGAGACGCAGGAACGGAAGAAAGAGCCCCAATGGCTGGTGTTCCTTACCATGCAGCAGACTTTTATATAGACAAGTTGATAAAGAAAGGATATAAAGTTGCTATTTGTGAACAATTAGAAGACCCTGCAAAAGCAAAAGGATTGGTAAAAAGAGATGTAGTAAGAATATATACTCCGGGGACAATAATAAATCCTGAATCAATGGATGAAAAAACAAATAACTACCTTGTGTCTGTTTTTAAAGGAAGGGACAATTATGGAATTTGTGCTGTTGATGTAACAACGGGAGATTTATACGCTACAGAACTTAAAAATTGTAAAGACATTAAAAGAGTTTATGATGAAATAACAAAGTATGCTCCTTCAGAAATAATCGCTAATGAAGATTTTTTAAAAAATAATAAATACATAAAAATTTTCAAGAATAATAACTGTGCTGTAAATATCTATGAAAAGCAGCTTGACTATGAAGAAAAAATTAAATTAATAGAAACTCAATTTAATAAAAAATCCGAAGAATTAGGTATAAAAGATAAGCCTTATATGGCTAATTCGTTAGCGGCTCTTTTTAGCTATTTACAAGAATTACAAAAAACTGCTTTAAAGCATATAAACAAATTGCTTATATATGAAGATAACTCCTATATGGGATTAGACAGCAATGCAATAAAAAATTTAGAAATATTAGAGTCTAATAGAAACAAGTCAAAAAAAGGCTCTTTATTAGGAGTTTTAGATAAAACTGTAACTCCTATGGGAGGAAGGCTTTTAAAAAAATGGCTGGAAGAGCCTTTGCTTAGCAAAGAGCACATTGATGCTCGACTGGAGGCAGTTGAAGAACTTTTTAATGATTATAAAAATCGCCAAGATTTAAAACAATTTTTAAACAAAATATACGATTTAGAAAGATTGGCCAGCAAAATTGTCTACCAGAGTATTAATCCAAAAGATTTTATTTCTATAAAGCTATCTCTGCAAAATTTGCCTTACATCAAAGAAATATTAGAAAAGTTCAATTCAAGGCTTTTAAAAGAGATATGCGAGAAATTTGATACTTTACAAGATATATACGAATTAATAGATAAGTCGATAAAAGATGACCCTTCTACTCAATTAAAAGAAGGAAATATCATAAAAGGCGGGTATAATGAAATAGTAGATAAGCTAAGAAAGGCTTCAACAGAAGGTAAAAATTGGATCGCAAATCTTGAGGCTGAAGAAAGAGAAAAAACAGGCATTAAGAACTTGAGAATAGGTTACAACAAAGTTTTTGGCTATTATATTGAAGTTACAAAATCTAATATACCACAGGTTCCTGAAAGATACATACGAAAACAAACTTTGGCAAATGCAGAAAGGTATGTGACACCTGAGCTTAAAGAAATAGAAGAGACTATATTAGGAGCAGAAGAAAAATTAATTGAGCTTGAATATCAGCTTTTTAACGAAATAAGAGAAAAAGTAGAACTACAAATTGTAAGAATACAAAACACAGCAAAATATATAGCCACAATAGATGTACTCATTTCCTTTGCAGAAGTTGCGGAAACAAATAGATATATAAAACCGATAGTAGATTATAGTGACAGAATAGTCATCAAGGAAGGGAGACATCCAGTAATAGAGACTATTTCTGATGAATCTTTTGTAGCAAATGATATAGATATTGGTCCTGAAAATCCTATCATGATAATAACGGGACCTAATATGGCTGGTAAATCTACTTACATGAGACAGGTTGCTTTAATTGTACTGATGGCGCAGATAGGCTCCTTTGTCCCTGCTTCTTACGCTAAAATTGGGATTGTAGATAAAATCTTTACAAGAGTAGGAGCATCCGATGACATCTTTGCAGGACAGAGTACTTTTATGGTTGAAATGTCTGAAGTGGCAAATATATTAAAATCTGCCACTAGTAAAAGTTTGATAATACTAGATGAGGTAGGGAGAGGTACAAGCACTTATGATGGTATGAGTATAGCTCATGCAGTTATTGAATATATTCATGAAAAGATAAAGGCTAAAACTTTGTTCGCTACTCACTATCATGAATTGACAAAACTTGAAGGCAAGATGAAGGGAGTCAGGAATTATAATGTTTCAGTAGAAGAAAGAGAAGATGACATAATATTTTTACGGAAAATAGTACCTGGTGGCGCTGATAAAAGCTATGGAATACAAGTTTCAAAATTAGCAGGACTACCTTATAGCATTGTTGAAAGAGCAAAAGAGATATTGAACAGTTTGGAAAATGATAAGGTCATAAAGTCAGAATTAGAAAATGCATCACAGCAACTTGCCTTTACTCAAATAGATATTTTTTCTACGGCAAAGGATTCGCTAATTGATGATATAGCCAATTGCGATGTGGACAACATGACTCCTATTCAAGCTCTAAATTATTTATATGAATTAAAGGAGAAGGCAATCTCCTTGAGGAGCGGAGTATTATGA